Proteins from a single region of Megachile rotundata isolate GNS110a chromosome 7, iyMegRotu1, whole genome shotgun sequence:
- the LOC143264753 gene encoding uncharacterized protein LOC143264753: MNEDNKMDKMDKMDKMDEMNKMDKMDKMDKMDEMNKMDKMDKMDKMDKMDQMDKMDKMDKMDKMDKMDEMDQMDKMDKMDEMDEMDKMDKMDEMDEMDEMDKMDKMDKMDKMDEMDKMDQMDEMDQMDKMDKMDKMDEMDEMDQMDKMDKMDKMDEMDEMDKMDKIDKMDKIDKMDKMDKMDKMDEMDEMDKMDKIDKMDKMDKMDKMDEMDEMDEMDEMDKMDKMDKMDQMDEMDQMDKMDKMDKMDKMDEMDEMDQMDKMDKMDKMDEMDEMDEMDKMDKIDKMDKMDKMDKMDEMDEMDKIDKMHKMDEMDEMDEMDEMDEMDEMDKMDKMDKMDQMDEMDQMDKMDKMDKMDKMDELDQMDKMDKMDKMDEMDEMDKMDKMDKMDEMDKMDKMDKMDEMDEMDEMDKMDKMDKMDKMDKMDEMDKMDKIDKMDKMDKMDEMDEMDEMDKMDKIDKMDKMDKMDKMDEMDEMDEMDKMDKIDKMDKMDKMDKMDEMDEMDEMDEMDEKDEMDEMDKKDEMDEMDEMDKIDKMNKIEK; this comes from the coding sequence atgaatgaagataacaaaatggacaaaatggacaaaatggacaaaatggacgaaatgaacaaaatggacaaaatggacaaaatggacaaaatggacgaaatgaacaaaatggacaaaatggacaaaatggacaaaatggacaaaatggaccaaatggacaaaatggacaaaatggacaaaatggacaaaatggacaaaatggacgaaatggaccaaatggacaaaatggacaaaatggacgaaatggacgaaatggacaaaatggacaaaatggacgaaatggacgaaatggacgaaatggacaaaatggacaaaatggacaaaatggataaaatggacgaaatggacaaaatggaccaaatggacgaaatggaccaaatggacaaaatggacaaaatggacaaaatggacgaaatggacgaaatggaccaaatggacaaaatggacaaaatggacaaaatggacgaaatggacgaaatggacaaaatggacaaaatagataaaatggacaaaatagataaaatggacaaaatggacaaaatggacaaaatggacgaaatggacgaaatggacaaaatggacaaaatagataaaatggacaaaatggacaaaatggacaaaatggacgaaatggacgaaatggacgaaatggatgaaatggacaaaatggacaaaatggacaaaatggaccaaatggacgaaatggaccaaatggacaaaatggacaaaatggacaaaatggacaaaatggacgaaatggacgaaatggaccaaatggacaaaatggacaaaatggacaaaatggacgaaatggacgaaatggacgaaatggacaaaatggacaaaatagataaaatggacaaaatggacaaaatggacaaaatggacgaaatggacgaaatggacaaaatagataaaatgcacaaaatggacgaaatggacgaaatggacgaaatggacgaaatggacgaaatggatgaaatggacaaaatggacaaaatggacaaaatggaccaaatggacgaaatggaccaaatggacaaaatggacaaaatggacaaaatggataAAATGGACGAATTGGAccaaatggacaaaatggacaaaatggacaaaatggacgaaatggacgaaatggacaaaatggacaaaatggacaaaatggacgaaatggacaaaatggacaaaatggacaaaatggacgaaatggacgaaatggacgaaatggacaaaatggacaaaatggacaaaatggacaaaatggacaaaatggacgaaatggacaaaatggacaaaatagataaaatggacaaaatggacaaaatggacgaaatggacgaaatggacgaaatggacaaaatggacaaaatagataaaatggacaaaatggacaaaatggacaaaatggacgaaatggacgaaatggacgaaatggacaaaatggacaaaatagataaaatggacaaaatggacaaaatggacaaaatggacgaaATGGACGAAATGGACGAAATGGATGAAATGGACGAAAAGGACGAAATGGATGAAATGGACAAAAAGGACGAAATGGATGAAATGGACGAAATGGACAAAATAgacaaaatgaacaaaatagaaaaatag